In Pseudoalteromonas tetraodonis, the genomic window AAAAACAATAAGGTGTCGTACTCTATATCGCGTATAAAATCGATCATATCTTTGTTGATGTCTTTTTTGCGCATTAAAAATTGCGCGACTAAAAACATAATAGATAAACCCAATAAAAAAGTAAGCAGAGGCGGTACACTGTATAAAACACTCAATGTAAGCGTAGCAATAACCGTAGTGAAGAAAATAACCGCAATGGTTATGTCGGTTTTTTCAATACGTTTAAATTTAGTTTTTTTAAACTCGAGTTGCTTATTCATGCCAATTGATAACAAAGTAGCCAGTAATAATACACTTAATAACGCAGGCACAATTAACAGTAATAAATTGCTAATTGTTACTTTACCATCAAGGAAAATCATAAGTGTGGTTACATCACCCGTGATAAGTGATACACCACCGGAGTTTACAGCAAATACAATAAGCGTGGCGTACTTAACTAGTTTTTTGGCTTCAAGCTTTAATGACATAATCACTGCCAGTGATATTAGCGTGGCCGTAACGTTGTCGGAAATAGATGAAAATAAAAACGCAAAACACCCCACCAAAAACATCAGCTTACGCTCACTAATGCTGGTTGGCATAATCCGGTTCACAACATTTTCGATAAGTCCTTTAGAGTTTAAATAGGCGACAAAGGTCATTGCGGCCATTAAAAACAGCCATAAAGAAGCAATTTCTAAAATATTGTGGTCTAGGAGGGTTTGAATCGTTTCGGGGCTTTGCCCATTAAGAGGAAAAATAAAGGAGATAATCCAACAAAGTGTACCAAAAAATAATGTCGTTTTTGCTTTGTTTACGTGGATCACATCCTCAATAACGATAAGCAAAAATGCAATCGCTATCAGCGTCAGGATAATCGAGGAAACCATGATATTAAACAACCTTCGGGGTTAAGTAAAAATTGAAACCATGTAAAAAATATACCCACAAACTCTATGTGCCTATATTCGGCGCGGATACTATCACTAAGCGGGTGTAAAAACTATTATTAAATCGTCGCAAAAACGAATACCATATAAGTTCGAGAAATATAAAATAACGAATACTAGGAAGTTGCAACGCCTTATGATCCCAGCTAAAAAGCTACTTAATACCCTAAATGAACACTGGGGTGTATTAGAGCTATTATTTAAGCGCTTTAAAATGGCCGACTTTAGTATTAAAGATCTTCAAAATGCCATTAAGCAAAAGCAACCCACGTGGAATAATGAGCGTATTTATAAAGAAACCAACCGGTTATTAAATCAAGAAATTATTATTCCGCTGGCTAAATCGTCACAACTGGAAATTAACCGCGCCGTTGCCGACTTTGCCACCTTTTTACTGCAAGAAGAACATTTAGGCTTAGCACAAGAAATTAGTGTCTTGGTTGATGATTTGGCCCGTTTAGGTAATCGGCTATCTAATGCCGGTGAAATGGAAGATTTTGATGATTTACGCCGCTTTAGCCGTATTATGGATGATCGGGTGCGTAAAATAATCAAACTGTTTTTACACAACGAAAACGCCATTTTAAATATTGTTGAGCAAGCCAAATCTAATAATGCAGTGCAGTCGCTACAAAAACGCTATAAAGCCGTGATAGAAGCGTTTGATGAATATATAGAACCCATGCTGGAAATGGTGGATATTAGAGGCGACTTTCATGCCTGCTTTACCCTTATTGAGCAACAAATTAGCACCCAAATAGAACATATTGAACGTTCAGGCAAAGCGTACAACGATAAACGCATGCTTGAACAATTGCGTACCCGCATTCTAGAAATGCACCTAGTTGGCCGGATAAGCTTACGTAAAAGTGCCGATATGTTAATGCCACTGCGTGAAGAGTTGCGCCGTAATAACCTTGTTACCCGCCAAGTAGCAAAAGTATTAGGGCTAATACGTAAAAATGGGGTAGATAATATGCTCAGCGCCGTGCAGCCACATTTTGTAAGCGATGCGCAAAAGTATTCATTGGGTCAACAGCGCCATATAGTAGCCTACATGGCAAGCCTGGCTGAATTTGAGCATCATGAATATCAGCTACCAGAGCAAAACGATGTGCCTGCGTTTGTCACACCAAACATTCCTGACTATCACGATGTAAAAGCGCAGTTTGCAAAACGCTTCAAAAAGCAGCGTAAAAAACCACAGCCTCTGCTGCAATTTTTAGACGAAAGCTATCCAGAGCTTGAAGCCGATGAAATGCTGTTTTTGTATCAAAAACTAGTGAGCGATACCACCCTACACATTAGCCAAAGCGATAAAAAAGCCCGCGTTAACATTGCAGGCCAGCACTTTTCTTTGTACCCCTTTAATTCAGAGCCTCAGGCTGATAAAGCCGAGCACGAGTAATGACCATGACACAGATAAACTTAAATGAGCTTTCTCACTTACAAGCCATTCATAAAAAATTAGTCGCGGGTTACCACATTTGCGAACAAGACACCCTAATGTGGCAAGAGCTTGACCAACAAATTGAAGCTTACAGCGCCTTATTCACAGCATTAGGCCATGATTTAAAGCACGACAGTCGTGGCTTTTATTATTTTGCTAGCGATGAAAGCACCCCCAATATGGGCAAAATATCGCGCGCGATAGCGCTCACTATTTATATTTTAATCGAACACTTTGCCAACACAGGTAAAGACCCAATGCGTGCATTATTTGATGAGCCAAACGATTTAGAGCTAATGCAAACCTTGGTACAACTTAATAAACATTTATTTGATCAGCTTGAAATATTCTCGGGTTCTGATTTACGCAAAGATGTGTATTTACGCATGGTGCGTTTAGGCCTTGCCCGCGAAGTGGAAGGCGGCTTTATGCTACAGGCGCCAATTCATCGCTATATTGATGCCTTAATGGAAGTAAATGAAGAAACCTTTTTAGGAGAGGACGAGGAATGAAAAACTTATACGGACTGAGTAAACTCGCCCTACTTAATACTGCAGGCTATGCAAAGTGTGTGATCCCACTTGATAAAAGTAGCTCGATTTGTGCGCCTAACAACACAGGTAAAAGCTCAGTTATTAATGCACTGCAATTTCCGCTAATTAACGATTTACGCCTTACCGAGTGGGATGGCCACGATTTAGATGAAACCCGTAAGTTTTATTTTTCATCAGATCAATCGTACATTTTATTGCAAGCCGATTTACCCCATGGCTCAGTTGTCATTGGCGTAGCAGGCTTAGGTAAAATTGCCGGTTATGCACACCAATACTTTTGCTATCAAGGCAAACTTGATTTAGCCCAGTACACCCAAGGCAATACCATTATTAAGTTTACCAAGCTGTTTAATCACTTAAAGCAGCAAGGTTACAACCCGATAGAGCTTAAAGCGCAAGAGTTAAACGCCCTACTTACTGGCGGTGCAACGCAATTTGATGGTGAGATCAATTTAAAAATGATCCCCCTTAACAACGTTCAAGACTCTGCAATATACAAAGAAATATTTCGTCGTATTCTTAATTTACATAAATTAGGCGCAAACGACGTTAAGCGCTTTATGTTACGTGTGTTTGAACGCCACATGTCAAATTCAAAGGTCGACTTTTACGAAGTATGGCGCCGGTCGTTTGATAAAGTAAACCGCGCAAAACGTGAATTAAAAGCCCTTGAGTCAATGCAAGAGCCCATAGCCGCCCTTGAATCTATGCTTGAAAACCAAACCGTTCTTAAAGGTAAACTGGCTGCTTATGCACCAAAAATTGACCAAGCACTGATTGATTTTGATACGTATCAGGAAGAGCAACTAAGCGAACTCAACATCGCTCTTGAAGATATTGAGCACGAAAAACACGAGTTTGAACAAAAACAAAGCCTATACGTTCAACAATCACGCGATATAGAGCGCAAACAAACCCAAATTGAACAGTGGTTTTTAGATTACAACGCCCTTAAAAGTGAATTTGAGCTAGTTAATAAAGCCACGCTCAAAACCAGCTTAACGCAGTTAAAAAATGACTACGAGTCGTTGTCACACTCAATAACGAGTGCACAAGGTCAAAGCCTGCACACCCTTGATTACCGCATTGGCGAAACACAAAAACAAATTAAAAGCTTAAAGTTACAACTTAAAAACTTAGAATTTAATTTATTCACTCGAATGCGTGAAGACTTATCACTGAAAGAAGTTGAAGAAATATCGCGACTATTAAACCCCGATCTTCTCTCCTTTGCTACCACCAGCAATGGCGATATCACCATTGATGATGACGACGCTTTCGGGGAATTTTTAGCACAGCTCAGCGAAAACGTAAAAGGCGGTGTACTCACCCTGCCCGGTGCCAGTATTAAACTTAAAAAACTCTCGCCTGTGCAAATGCAAAGCGGCGAAAACAAAGAGCAACTGAGTGCTCAATTAACCGCACTTGAGCAATCATTAAAAGAGTTTAAACAACAGCGTGAAGTGGCCGCCAATGTTGCAGATAAG contains:
- the nhaD gene encoding sodium:proton antiporter NhaD, yielding MVSSIILTLIAIAFLLIVIEDVIHVNKAKTTLFFGTLCWIISFIFPLNGQSPETIQTLLDHNILEIASLWLFLMAAMTFVAYLNSKGLIENVVNRIMPTSISERKLMFLVGCFAFLFSSISDNVTATLISLAVIMSLKLEAKKLVKYATLIVFAVNSGGVSLITGDVTTLMIFLDGKVTISNLLLLIVPALLSVLLLATLLSIGMNKQLEFKKTKFKRIEKTDITIAVIFFTTVIATLTLSVLYSVPPLLTFLLGLSIMFLVAQFLMRKKDINKDMIDFIRDIEYDTLLFFVGVLLLVGALKEVGVLSQFTNLYTVMAPEYANYLMGILSAGVDNVPLTAALLKADIVMSQQHWLSFTYATGVGGSMLIIGSAAGIIAMSKVKELTFASYLRLSLYLLLCYTFGYAGSYLMGSFI
- a CDS encoding condensin complex protein MksE, yielding MTQINLNELSHLQAIHKKLVAGYHICEQDTLMWQELDQQIEAYSALFTALGHDLKHDSRGFYYFASDESTPNMGKISRAIALTIYILIEHFANTGKDPMRALFDEPNDLELMQTLVQLNKHLFDQLEIFSGSDLRKDVYLRMVRLGLAREVEGGFMLQAPIHRYIDALMEVNEETFLGEDEE
- a CDS encoding AAA family ATPase, with amino-acid sequence MKNLYGLSKLALLNTAGYAKCVIPLDKSSSICAPNNTGKSSVINALQFPLINDLRLTEWDGHDLDETRKFYFSSDQSYILLQADLPHGSVVIGVAGLGKIAGYAHQYFCYQGKLDLAQYTQGNTIIKFTKLFNHLKQQGYNPIELKAQELNALLTGGATQFDGEINLKMIPLNNVQDSAIYKEIFRRILNLHKLGANDVKRFMLRVFERHMSNSKVDFYEVWRRSFDKVNRAKRELKALESMQEPIAALESMLENQTVLKGKLAAYAPKIDQALIDFDTYQEEQLSELNIALEDIEHEKHEFEQKQSLYVQQSRDIERKQTQIEQWFLDYNALKSEFELVNKATLKTSLTQLKNDYESLSHSITSAQGQSLHTLDYRIGETQKQIKSLKLQLKNLEFNLFTRMREDLSLKEVEEISRLLNPDLLSFATTSNGDITIDDDDAFGEFLAQLSENVKGGVLTLPGASIKLKKLSPVQMQSGENKEQLSAQLTALEQSLKEFKQQREVAANVADKQKEKDALYDELMSAESALKRLEQFEVMQQSVDAQAMLKEQLLAEREQVDDYLQDIQKNSGSIADRRSLIKSKQAQINRQTERLRQVKTERIDHTLDLYSGKVTPYMIDIKIDFDNLSDLIHHFNKDCQELRNFDINVRNTYMHIYNAGITKFDNENDEFSKYQKLISAFHNIDNERDAVERQGRVALTEVAATIKGLREDLDRLRREMNSFNKGISQHRISNLQAFKINIIPRKMLVDSIDTIISTSNQIEQGDTLDLLSQEPYSESAVNDAKDHLIKLASDKAGLTLTDLFDIRFEVVNRAGETEHFEKIDSAGSNGTRITIKLLCGMLFIRYLLSDQEQNLYRIPIYIDEAADIDPQNQKAIIETALSFGFVPIFASVKPQISCDYIVPIRSVKDGAQNWVDEKDWIEVEHKASLLD